Genomic segment of Schistocerca piceifrons isolate TAMUIC-IGC-003096 chromosome 1, iqSchPice1.1, whole genome shotgun sequence:
AATATGGATCAGCAGCTAAATCACAGTAGTAATATAACCACACAAACCTTGAAGCCAGTTGGACACCAATCCACAAACTGGATGGTTCGCTTTGTCTTAATTGTTGCAATGGCAGCATTTACATCCTTTGGcacaacatctcctctatatagcATACAACATGCCATGTACTTTCCATGCCTTGGATCACATTTCACCATCTGGTTGGCAGGTTCAAAACAAGCATTGGTTATTTCTGCCACAGAAAGTTGCTCATGGTAAGCCTTTTCTGCAGAGATTACAGGAGCATAGGTAACAAGTGGGAAATGGATACGAGGGTAGGGAACCAAGTTGGTCTGGAATTCTGTCAGGTCCACATTAAGAGCTCCATCAAAGCGAAGAGATGCCGTGATTGAGGATACAATCTGGCCAATCAGCCTGTTCAGATTGGTGTAAGTCGGCCGTTCAATGTCCAAGTTACGGCGGCAAATGTCATAGATAGCTTCATTATCACACATGAAAGCACAGTCGGAATGTTCCAAAGTGGTGTGAGTGGTAAGGATGGAGTTGTATGGCTCCACAACTGCTGTTGAGACCTGAGAATTTAACACCATGCTTTAGTTATAGAAAGCACACACAACTTCCAATATTTTAAGCAACATACAGGGTTTCACAAAACTAACGTACCTGAGGAGCTGGGTAAATAGCGAATTCCAGTTTGCTTTTTTTGCCATAATCCACAGACAGACGTTCCATCAAAAGTGAAGTAAAGCCTGAACCAGTACCACCCCCAAAGGAATGGAAGATCAGGAATCCCTGAAGCCCAGTACACTGGTCAGCAAGCTTGCGAATTCGATCCAGCACAAGATCCACTATTTCCTTTCCAATTGTATAGTGACCACGAGCATAGTTATTTGCAGCATCTTCCTTGCCTGTAATCAATTGTTCCGGGTGGAACAGCTGTCTGTAGGTGCCCGTACGCACCTCATCTGCAAAGGAAGAACGAACAATTTCAGGTAAGAAAGAAATTTAACTTGccacgaaaatattttaaagtgcaTATGATTCCGTACGTACCAACAACCGTCGGTTCCAAATCCACAAACACCGCACGTGGTACATGTTTCCCAGCACCAGTTTCGCTAAAAAATGTATTGAAGCTGTCATCGCCGCCTCCAATAGTCTTGTCTGAGGGCATCTGCCCATCGGGCTGGATGCCATGTTCCAGGCAATAAAGTTCCCAGCAAGCGTTACCAATCTGGGTTCCTGCTTGACCAACATGGATTGAAATACATTCACGCTGAAACAAAGTAGAACGAAGGCGGTAGGTTAGCTACAGTACCAGGAgtatctgagaaaaaaaaaattgtattcttaTTTTGAAACACTGAACTAGTAGCCCGAAACGTATCCGGCTGAAGTTTAATCCGCCCAACGATCACTTGATAGAAGATGGATCATTACTAAATGAAAGCTCTAAACGACTAAGCTTCAACTTCCAAACAATACCGAATTCAACTACGAAATACATTGTAACGTCAAACAATTTTCGTCGAAATTCAGTGTTCGTAAGACTTGAGTAATCAATCTTCATTGAATAAAAAAGTCTAATTTTTGAAAGTCGCTAAAATGAATATTTGTCTTAAAAAATGCCTGA
This window contains:
- the LOC124776281 gene encoding tubulin alpha-1 chain-like, with protein sequence MRECISIHVGQAGTQIGNACWELYCLEHGIQPDGQMPSDKTIGGGDDSFNTFFSETGAGKHVPRAVFVDLEPTVVDEVRTGTYRQLFHPEQLITGKEDAANNYARGHYTIGKEIVDLVLDRIRKLADQCTGLQGFLIFHSFGGGTGSGFTSLLMERLSVDYGKKSKLEFAIYPAPQVSTAVVEPYNSILTTHTTLEHSDCAFMCDNEAIYDICRRNLDIERPTYTNLNRLIGQIVSSITASLRFDGALNVDLTEFQTNLVPYPRIHFPLVTYAPVISAEKAYHEQLSVAEITNACFEPANQMVKCDPRHGKYMACCMLYRGDVVPKDVNAAIATIKTKRTIQFVDWCPTGFKVGINYQPPTVVPGGDLAKVQRAVCMLSNTTAIAEAWARLDHKFDLMYAKRAFVHWYVGEGMEEGEFSEAREDLAALEKDYEEVGMDSVEGEGEGAEEY